From Companilactobacillus heilongjiangensis, one genomic window encodes:
- the recU gene encoding Holliday junction resolvase RecU: MKINYPDGRIFNSPSKPSPKVSTETTAKKKMIFGDRGMTLEEEINESNKYYRSHEVAVIYKKPTPLQIVKVDYPKRSRAVVREAYFRQASTTDYNGVYHGYYVDFEAKETKNKNTFPLKNFHQHQIDHLRMCQKQGGICFVIIKYVTLKRYFVMPADDLFEHWDAQKHEGAKSIQLQDIIDCSIEIKANYDPTLPYIDAVQQLIESGKEKHE; the protein is encoded by the coding sequence TTGAAAATAAACTACCCCGATGGACGAATCTTTAACAGTCCATCAAAACCTTCTCCAAAGGTCAGCACCGAAACGACTGCCAAAAAGAAAATGATTTTCGGTGATCGTGGAATGACCTTGGAAGAAGAAATTAATGAAAGCAACAAGTATTACCGTAGTCACGAAGTTGCCGTAATTTATAAAAAACCAACACCACTTCAAATTGTTAAAGTTGATTATCCAAAAAGAAGTCGGGCTGTCGTTAGAGAAGCCTATTTCAGACAAGCATCAACAACTGATTACAATGGCGTTTACCACGGTTATTACGTTGACTTTGAGGCCAAGGAAACCAAGAATAAAAATACCTTTCCATTGAAGAATTTCCATCAGCACCAAATTGACCATTTGAGGATGTGTCAAAAACAAGGTGGCATCTGTTTTGTTATTATAAAATATGTAACCTTAAAACGCTATTTTGTAATGCCAGCAGATGATCTCTTCGAACACTGGGATGCGCAAAAACATGAGGGTGCCAAATCGATCCAATTGCAAGATATCATCGACTGTTCGATTGAAATCAAAGCTAATTACGATCCTACTCTACCCTATATTGATGCGGTACAACAATTAATAGAAAGTGGGAAGGAGAAACATGAATAA
- a CDS encoding transglycosylase domain-containing protein, translating to MNNKSIFTFKNIFKWVASIAAVLIGIFLFIFVYYAFRAPAVSQENLQSGGSSTIVDSSGKTIASLGDNKRNYATIDKVPQTMQDAVVSIEDKNFYNEPLGVDPIRIAKSAFNNVTKGTLQGGSTLTQQLIKLTVFSTDTKDQTFKRKMQEAWLAMRVSQKFSKQQILEFYINKVYLNNGIYGMETGAKYYYGKTLKQLTLPEMALLAGLPNAPSNYDPYTHPTEAKQRRDLVINAMYDNNKITKAQADEAINTPISSGLQPYKKVSNSNNNKRIISDPYIKEAITEVKKKGFDPYRDNLKITVNMDYDAQRKLYNIVNSANYVQFPDSKMQVGASIVNPNNGKVVAMVGGRNLGDIQFGLNRAVQTGRSNGSTMKPILDYAPAIEYLNWSTFHQVDDSEYTYPGTDIQLKDWDEQYEGEMSMRKALVNSRNVPAIRTLSAVGFTQAKTFAKKLGITIGSDEGLSAGIGSKVSSLQGASAYAAFSNGGTYYKPYYVSKIETADGLVHNYSKSGTEAMKDSTAYMITDMLKGVPSSYATYANISGLHQAGKTGTTNYSNEAIATNAALSGTAMDSWYNGYTKNYSMSVWTGYDSPNQSGISSTYQSVAGKIYKAEMSYLANQTNSNPNWKKPSSVVSAMIKTSSTTTPIVASPSSSSSSYTRELFVKGHAPYDPYKDSDYSTSSASSSSTNQVTTSRPSSSSSESSDEENDTTSDSNSETGTGSDKDNSTDSNSTTSDNNSTTNNNNNTGSNDSNGGTTSNNNNGGTSTGNNNSNGGGTTTGDSNGGGTSTGGTGNTGSTTNSGASTNGSSATE from the coding sequence ATGAATAATAAAAGTATATTCACCTTCAAAAATATTTTTAAATGGGTTGCGTCAATCGCCGCAGTTTTAATTGGAATATTTTTGTTCATCTTCGTATACTATGCCTTCAGAGCTCCAGCAGTCAGTCAGGAAAATCTTCAAAGTGGTGGCTCTTCAACCATTGTTGATTCCTCCGGTAAGACGATTGCTTCACTAGGAGACAATAAAAGAAATTACGCAACAATTGATAAAGTTCCTCAAACAATGCAAGATGCCGTAGTTTCGATTGAAGATAAAAACTTCTACAATGAACCACTTGGAGTCGATCCAATCAGAATTGCTAAATCAGCCTTCAACAATGTTACTAAAGGAACGTTGCAAGGTGGTAGTACCTTAACCCAGCAACTGATTAAGCTGACCGTCTTCTCGACTGATACCAAAGATCAAACCTTTAAACGTAAAATGCAAGAAGCTTGGCTGGCCATGCGTGTCAGTCAAAAGTTCTCTAAGCAACAAATTTTGGAATTTTACATTAATAAGGTCTATCTAAATAACGGTATATACGGTATGGAAACTGGAGCTAAATACTATTATGGCAAAACTTTGAAACAACTAACTTTACCAGAAATGGCACTTTTAGCTGGTTTGCCAAATGCTCCAAGTAATTACGATCCGTATACTCACCCTACCGAGGCCAAGCAAAGACGTGATCTCGTCATCAATGCTATGTACGATAACAATAAGATTACCAAAGCTCAGGCTGATGAAGCCATCAATACGCCAATCAGCAGTGGTTTGCAACCTTATAAGAAAGTAAGCAACAGCAATAATAACAAACGTATTATTTCTGACCCTTACATCAAGGAAGCCATTACTGAAGTTAAGAAGAAAGGCTTTGATCCATATCGAGACAATTTAAAGATTACTGTCAATATGGATTACGATGCCCAAAGAAAACTTTACAACATCGTTAACTCTGCTAATTACGTTCAGTTCCCTGATTCTAAGATGCAAGTCGGAGCTTCAATCGTCAACCCTAACAATGGTAAAGTCGTTGCCATGGTCGGTGGTCGTAACTTAGGCGATATTCAATTTGGTTTGAACCGAGCTGTTCAGACTGGCCGTAGCAACGGTTCAACTATGAAACCTATTTTGGACTACGCTCCAGCAATCGAATATCTTAACTGGTCAACGTTCCATCAAGTTGATGATTCCGAATACACTTACCCTGGTACCGATATTCAGTTGAAGGACTGGGATGAACAATATGAGGGTGAAATGAGTATGAGAAAAGCGCTTGTTAACTCTCGTAATGTTCCTGCTATCAGAACTTTATCAGCAGTTGGCTTTACCCAAGCTAAAACGTTTGCTAAAAAGCTTGGCATTACCATCGGTAGTGACGAAGGATTATCAGCCGGTATCGGTAGTAAAGTTTCTTCACTTCAGGGAGCTTCTGCTTATGCAGCTTTCTCTAATGGTGGAACTTATTACAAACCATACTATGTTTCAAAAATTGAGACAGCTGATGGCTTAGTTCACAACTACAGCAAGTCTGGTACTGAAGCAATGAAGGATTCAACAGCTTACATGATCACCGATATGCTCAAGGGTGTGCCTTCATCTTACGCTACCTACGCCAACATCTCGGGACTACATCAAGCTGGTAAGACTGGTACAACTAACTATTCTAATGAAGCTATTGCAACAAATGCTGCTTTAAGCGGTACAGCAATGGATTCATGGTATAACGGTTATACAAAGAATTACTCAATGAGTGTTTGGACGGGTTATGATTCACCTAACCAAAGTGGTATTTCATCAACCTACCAATCAGTTGCTGGTAAGATTTACAAAGCTGAAATGAGCTACTTGGCAAATCAAACTAACAGCAATCCTAACTGGAAGAAACCTAGTTCAGTTGTGTCTGCGATGATCAAGACTTCAAGTACAACTACACCAATTGTAGCTTCTCCAAGTTCTAGCTCATCATCATACACAAGAGAATTATTTGTTAAGGGACACGCTCCATATGACCCTTATAAAGACTCTGATTACAGCACAAGCAGTGCTTCTAGCTCAAGCACTAACCAAGTAACAACTAGTCGCCCATCAAGTAGCAGTTCCGAATCTAGCGATGAGGAAAATGACACTACTTCCGATAGCAACAGTGAAACTGGTACTGGTTCAGACAAGGATAATTCAACTGACAGTAATTCCACGACTTCAGATAATAACTCAACAACTAATAACAACAATAATACCGGTTCAAACGACAGCAATGGCGGTACCACTTCAAATAACAATAATGGTGGTACTTCGACCGGCAATAACAATAGTAACGGTGGCGGTACAACTACTGGCGATTCTAACGGCGGTGGCACATCCACTGGTGGAACTGGCAACACCGGCAGTACAACTAACAGTGGAGCCAGCACTAACGGTTCCTCAGCTACTGAATAA
- a CDS encoding endonuclease III domain-containing protein: protein MLKDEQIVWAIHQMEEDIGPIGPSLDSRTPFQYLVSVILSAQATDVSVNKVTPILFGKYPEPKDLMNANISDVEQIIKSVGLFHNKAKNIIETARIVHEELNDVVPETRAGIMKLPGAGRKTANVVLSDVFGQSTFAVDTHVSAISKRLHFIDAKANPVQVEKKIVSVMEPEELHRAHHTMIEYGRKYSMKTDPAKETNQLILDCDRLNKENEDK from the coding sequence ATGTTAAAAGATGAGCAAATTGTCTGGGCAATTCACCAGATGGAAGAAGATATTGGACCAATTGGTCCATCACTTGATTCAAGAACTCCATTTCAGTATTTGGTATCGGTTATTCTGAGCGCTCAAGCAACCGATGTTTCGGTTAATAAAGTTACACCGATTTTGTTTGGAAAATATCCTGAACCAAAAGACTTGATGAATGCCAATATTTCGGATGTTGAACAAATTATCAAGAGCGTGGGTCTATTCCATAACAAAGCTAAAAATATCATTGAGACCGCCCGAATTGTCCATGAAGAGTTAAATGATGTGGTACCAGAAACTCGTGCTGGAATTATGAAGTTACCTGGAGCGGGTCGGAAAACGGCAAATGTCGTTTTAAGCGATGTTTTTGGTCAGTCCACTTTTGCGGTTGATACACATGTATCGGCCATTTCTAAACGACTGCATTTCATCGATGCTAAAGCTAATCCGGTCCAAGTTGAAAAGAAAATCGTCAGCGTTATGGAACCTGAAGAGTTGCATCGAGCACACCATACGATGATTGAATATGGTCGCAAGTATTCAATGAAGACCGATCCAGCTAAAGAGACTAATCAATTGATTTTGGACTGTGATCGTTTAAATAAAGAGAATGAAGATAAATAA
- a CDS encoding DnaD domain protein — translation MNDELFNSFVDSGSTNINNLVLKNYHKLGMTEKDLVVYLALSMYAQQGNTFPMAKDLANDTGMDETSIYAVIQGMIKLGIIELKTVMDHHQQRDIYSLTPIFHRIKNLLSQERQSNQKDKLMSDTEELFKKIEVEFGRPLSPIEQEQIHQWIDDDHYSIDLIDLSLREAVLNQAYSLKYMDRILISWEKSNIKSAEQLQERRKKLGY, via the coding sequence ATGAACGATGAATTATTTAATAGTTTTGTCGACAGTGGCAGCACTAATATCAACAATTTAGTTTTGAAAAACTACCACAAATTAGGTATGACTGAAAAAGACTTGGTAGTCTATTTGGCTTTGTCCATGTACGCCCAACAAGGAAATACTTTCCCTATGGCCAAGGACCTAGCCAATGATACCGGTATGGATGAAACAAGTATCTATGCGGTTATTCAGGGCATGATCAAACTTGGTATCATTGAATTGAAGACGGTCATGGATCATCATCAACAACGTGATATTTATTCTTTGACACCAATCTTTCACCGTATTAAAAACTTGTTGAGTCAGGAAAGACAATCCAACCAAAAGGACAAATTGATGTCTGATACGGAAGAATTGTTCAAAAAAATTGAAGTCGAATTTGGGCGACCATTGTCACCAATTGAACAAGAACAGATTCATCAGTGGATTGATGACGACCATTACAGTATTGATTTAATAGATTTGTCATTGCGTGAAGCTGTTTTGAATCAAGCATATTCATTGAAATACATGGATCGAATCCTAATTAGTTGGGAAAAGAGTAATATTAAGTCAGCGGAACAATTACAAGAACGTCGAAAGAAGCTGGGATATTAA
- a CDS encoding DUF5590 domain-containing protein — protein sequence MNRSTKILLTLSLIALAVVSALTYLNLSFAPYSSAKSQANDIAKEKAGIVQPDYFGNYTREKQYYSVGGLTKGQKYRYIIINAKSGKTEIFNKNNAPVRQTVVDTVASNYGAKKILHINLGLYKNKPTWEVAFQKKNGSVGYNLIDFRTGKSLQIINNI from the coding sequence ATGAATAGAAGTACAAAAATCTTATTGACTTTATCTCTGATTGCATTGGCAGTGGTCTCGGCCTTAACTTATTTGAACCTTTCTTTTGCACCATATTCGAGTGCAAAGTCGCAAGCTAATGACATTGCTAAAGAAAAAGCGGGTATTGTTCAACCAGATTATTTCGGTAACTATACGCGAGAAAAGCAATATTATTCCGTAGGTGGCTTAACCAAAGGTCAAAAGTATCGCTATATCATCATCAATGCCAAGAGTGGTAAAACAGAAATCTTTAACAAAAATAACGCTCCCGTTCGTCAAACAGTTGTTGATACCGTCGCTTCAAACTATGGTGCTAAAAAGATTCTCCACATCAATCTTGGTTTATATAAAAATAAGCCAACGTGGGAAGTAGCATTCCAAAAGAAGAATGGTAGTGTTGGATATAACTTGATCGATTTCAGAACAGGGAAGAGTTTACAAATTATCAATAATATTTAG
- a CDS encoding helicase C-terminal domain-containing protein, with amino-acid sequence MKNSYAVVDLETTNSNWHDNGRIIQFGCALIEDGEITHIYDQKINPKVPIPGRITALTGLSDDDVKDSPTFEEVAPDIFKLLKNRVFIAHNVNFDLTFLNRELKRIGMNQLNIKAIDTVELAQILFPTISSYKLQDLTHYLSIEHKNPHSANSDAHVTAELFLIILKRIQQLPLETLRMLTKFGKNTIRETNLVFKTILEEREQTARTEVLPAYLFEKNGLILRKKDYHVSEQIDHSTKYPLTREAKKELLDGVLDYRVNQSKLMDNIYKTSQHRDKVKKWNLIEAPTGAGKTLGYLLPLSYLVNNDQKLVVATTTKVLQQQILEQSIPLLNQVTNNNYHAEIVKSSYNFIDLDRFFEALDNYRLHSHTAILKMKIIVWLTMTTTGDLSELHLTNYNSPLFSIIRHRGEPKENTIFSNDDFWMYQQNRYLESKILVTNQAFLARHLDSQFWGGNSYLVIDEANHFASGLRDASSPTIDFLQMNEYVKKISDILYQNRVTLRYAFTEVTTQLWNYQDLQNMETHFQAVDELMERLEYNIFGNYVRNKVRFKDRENFVSILDSSNEFGKKNAEMIELLSDLIVELSLISNRVETLFDQYNFQKNFISVELSKVISNLTIENSKLETVLKNLDELLQALQGDDNKFGVQLDMRDYYDPKTLKISWRQYDIHDLIAETTDRFSQIFAIGAAITVQKDFSHFILDTQLNQNQINQMVILPDTNSISKNSKIYLPADLPDIQSLSSDAYFDMVTSYIVDVLDNLDHQTMILFNSLNTLSKVYERLMGTDVKEKWEILAQGVTGSNEKIKKRFAIGQRSVLLGANSFWEGVDFPKKVLEILIVTRIPFESPEQPDVKIKQDILKQQDMNVFKVDSLPNAILQLRQGLGRLIRTPTDRGVILLLDNRILTKSYGKMILDSLPKGLPIINEDMDLIKKDINEFLN; translated from the coding sequence TTGAAAAATTCTTACGCTGTTGTTGATTTAGAGACGACCAATTCTAATTGGCACGACAACGGGCGTATAATTCAATTCGGCTGTGCCCTTATCGAAGATGGTGAAATTACACATATTTATGATCAAAAGATCAATCCCAAGGTACCAATTCCTGGTCGTATCACAGCTTTAACCGGCTTGAGTGATGACGATGTTAAGGATTCACCAACATTTGAAGAAGTTGCACCTGATATTTTTAAACTTTTAAAAAATCGAGTTTTTATTGCACATAACGTGAATTTTGATTTGACCTTTTTAAATCGAGAACTTAAACGTATCGGAATGAATCAACTGAATATCAAAGCTATCGATACTGTTGAATTAGCGCAGATTCTTTTCCCAACAATCAGCAGTTATAAGTTACAAGATTTAACGCATTATTTAAGCATTGAGCATAAAAATCCGCACAGTGCCAACAGTGATGCCCATGTAACTGCTGAATTATTCTTAATCATTTTGAAACGGATTCAACAATTGCCGTTGGAAACGTTACGAATGTTAACTAAGTTTGGTAAGAATACAATCCGTGAAACTAATTTAGTTTTTAAAACTATTTTGGAAGAACGGGAACAGACAGCTCGGACAGAAGTTTTACCGGCTTATCTGTTTGAAAAAAATGGCTTGATTTTACGCAAAAAGGATTACCACGTCAGTGAACAAATTGATCATTCGACTAAATATCCTTTAACACGTGAAGCCAAAAAGGAACTATTAGACGGCGTTTTGGATTATCGAGTAAATCAATCTAAATTGATGGATAACATTTATAAGACAAGCCAACATCGCGACAAAGTCAAAAAATGGAATTTGATTGAAGCGCCAACTGGTGCCGGTAAGACTTTGGGTTACTTATTGCCATTGTCTTATTTGGTCAATAATGATCAAAAACTTGTCGTTGCGACAACTACCAAAGTCTTGCAGCAACAAATTCTGGAACAGTCAATTCCATTGTTGAATCAAGTAACGAACAATAATTATCATGCTGAAATTGTCAAAAGCAGCTATAACTTTATCGATTTAGACAGATTCTTTGAGGCATTGGATAATTATCGTCTGCACAGCCACACGGCTATTTTGAAGATGAAGATTATCGTTTGGTTGACTATGACGACAACAGGGGACTTGAGCGAGTTACATTTGACTAACTACAACAGTCCGCTGTTCAGTATTATTCGTCATCGTGGTGAGCCAAAAGAAAATACGATTTTTAGCAATGATGATTTCTGGATGTATCAACAGAACCGTTACTTGGAGTCAAAGATCTTAGTTACCAATCAGGCTTTCTTAGCACGTCATTTGGACAGTCAATTCTGGGGTGGCAATTCTTACTTGGTTATTGATGAAGCTAATCACTTTGCCAGTGGCTTGCGGGATGCCAGTTCACCAACAATTGATTTCTTGCAAATGAATGAATACGTCAAGAAAATCAGTGATATTTTGTATCAAAATCGAGTTACATTACGTTATGCCTTTACCGAGGTGACGACTCAACTTTGGAATTATCAAGATCTCCAAAATATGGAGACTCATTTCCAAGCCGTTGATGAACTGATGGAACGTCTTGAATACAATATATTTGGCAACTACGTTCGTAACAAGGTTCGATTCAAGGACCGTGAGAACTTCGTTTCAATTCTCGATAGCAGCAACGAGTTTGGTAAGAAAAATGCTGAAATGATTGAATTGTTGTCAGATTTGATTGTTGAGTTGTCGTTGATTTCTAACCGTGTTGAGACATTATTCGATCAATATAATTTCCAAAAGAACTTTATTTCCGTTGAGTTATCAAAGGTTATTTCTAATTTAACGATTGAAAATTCTAAGTTAGAAACTGTTTTGAAGAACTTGGATGAACTATTGCAAGCACTTCAAGGCGATGACAATAAATTTGGTGTTCAACTGGATATGCGTGATTATTATGATCCTAAGACGTTGAAGATTAGCTGGAGACAGTATGACATTCACGATTTAATTGCGGAAACGACCGATCGATTCAGTCAGATTTTTGCGATTGGGGCGGCTATTACCGTTCAAAAGGATTTCTCACACTTTATCTTGGATACGCAGCTCAATCAGAATCAGATTAATCAAATGGTAATTCTGCCTGATACCAATAGTATTTCGAAGAATAGTAAGATTTATTTGCCAGCTGATTTGCCAGATATCCAGTCACTTTCAAGCGATGCCTACTTTGACATGGTGACAAGTTATATCGTTGATGTGCTAGATAATCTCGACCATCAAACGATGATTCTTTTCAACTCATTGAACACGTTGAGCAAAGTCTACGAGCGTTTGATGGGTACTGATGTCAAAGAGAAGTGGGAAATTTTGGCCCAAGGCGTAACTGGTTCGAATGAGAAGATCAAGAAGCGCTTTGCGATTGGTCAACGTTCCGTGTTATTAGGTGCCAATTCCTTCTGGGAAGGTGTCGATTTTCCTAAGAAAGTTCTCGAAATTTTGATTGTAACAAGAATTCCATTCGAATCTCCTGAACAACCAGATGTGAAGATTAAACAAGATATTCTTAAACAACAAGATATGAACGTCTTTAAAGTGGACTCTTTGCCAAACGCCATTTTACAATTGCGTCAAGGATTAGGTAGATTGATTCGAACACCGACAGATCGTGGTGTCATTCTATTGCTAGATAATCGAATTTTGACGAAGAGCTACGGTAAAATGATTTTAGATTCATTGCCAAAAGGGTTACCAATAATCAATGAGGATATGGATTTAATTAAAAAAGATATAAATGAATTTTTGAATTAG